One window from the genome of Calditrichota bacterium encodes:
- a CDS encoding DUF3553 domain-containing protein: EQNYRSTKCILAAASSVIAHNRARKPKELWTDGATGEKVTVLEAQSDTDEALAVIARIEREFQNRPRNFRDFAVLYRTNAQSRVLEEALRRSGIPYTVVGGVRFYERKEIKDVLAYLRVICNPHDTISLLRIINSPPRGIGEATIARLRGFATMLGMPLFDALGRADQVEGLSPAMQERVLRFYRLIRKYIDLRTEVPAAELVGALLDDLGILRMYKEEGTEESLSRAENVRELLNGIADFSRNNPGTALEDYLQEISLLTDIDTWNDRSNAVSLMTVHSAKGLEFPVVFITGLEEGLFPIARSFDSNEDLEEERRLFYVGSTRAKEKLYLCWATTRLRQGQAYSCMPSRFLGEIDQDHVEYESAGRVGKRVQRMTQPASRAGGERQRVARRLKAYEEESQLPAYLMPGCRVRHPQFGLGTVLSIARASSGTKVTVDFDDFGQKKIILEFSHMQLL, translated from the coding sequence GGAACAGAACTACCGTTCCACGAAGTGCATCCTTGCCGCCGCCTCGTCGGTCATCGCGCACAATCGGGCGCGCAAACCTAAAGAGCTGTGGACCGACGGGGCAACAGGTGAAAAGGTGACCGTTCTCGAGGCGCAGTCCGACACCGACGAGGCCTTAGCGGTCATTGCCAGGATAGAGCGGGAGTTCCAGAACCGCCCCCGCAACTTTCGGGACTTTGCCGTGCTCTATCGCACCAACGCCCAGTCGCGTGTGTTGGAGGAAGCGCTGCGGAGGAGCGGCATCCCGTACACCGTGGTAGGGGGTGTGCGGTTCTATGAGCGCAAGGAGATCAAGGATGTACTGGCGTACCTTCGCGTGATCTGCAATCCCCACGATACGATCAGCTTGCTACGCATCATCAACTCTCCGCCGCGTGGCATTGGCGAAGCAACCATTGCGCGGCTCCGTGGGTTTGCCACGATGCTCGGCATGCCGCTGTTCGACGCTCTGGGCAGGGCAGACCAGGTTGAGGGGCTGTCGCCAGCTATGCAGGAGCGGGTGCTGCGCTTCTATCGGCTCATCCGCAAGTACATCGACCTGCGCACCGAAGTGCCGGCCGCCGAGTTGGTGGGGGCGCTGTTGGACGATCTGGGCATCCTGCGCATGTACAAAGAAGAGGGAACAGAAGAATCCCTCAGCCGTGCGGAGAACGTGCGTGAGTTGTTGAACGGCATCGCCGATTTTTCCCGCAATAACCCGGGCACCGCGCTCGAAGACTACCTGCAGGAGATTTCGCTGCTGACCGACATCGATACGTGGAATGACCGTTCTAACGCGGTAAGTCTCATGACGGTGCACAGCGCCAAGGGCCTGGAGTTCCCTGTGGTTTTCATCACCGGGCTGGAAGAAGGGTTGTTCCCCATTGCCCGCTCGTTCGACAGCAACGAGGACCTGGAGGAGGAACGTCGCCTTTTCTACGTGGGGAGCACCCGCGCCAAAGAGAAGCTCTACCTGTGTTGGGCCACAACCCGTTTGCGCCAGGGGCAGGCGTACAGCTGCATGCCTTCCCGCTTTTTGGGCGAAATTGACCAGGACCACGTGGAGTATGAGAGCGCTGGCAGGGTGGGGAAGAGGGTACAACGTATGACCCAGCCAGCGAGCAGGGCAGGAGGGGAGCGCCAGCGTGTGGCACGCCGGCTGAAGGCCTATGAGGAAGAGTCTCAGCTCCCCGCTTACCTGATGCCGGGGTGCAGAGTGCGCCATCCCCAATTTGGCCTGGGCACGGTGCTGAGCATTGCCCGCGCCTCCAGCGGCACCAAAGTGACGGTCGACTTTGATGACTTTGGCCAGAAGAAGATTATCCTCGAGTTCAGCCACATGCAGCTGCTCTGA